The Thermococcus sp. MV5 genome segment TCGATCTGTTGGAGTACTGAATAAGGTAATCTCATTGAGACATGAATTGTGGGTTCGTCCCATTTTCGAGGTCTGCCTGTTCCTGTTCTCGGCCCGGTATACCTCATGAAGATCACTCTCTTGTAGTTTTGTACTTCTCCCACATGTCTAGAACAAGTTCTGGCCAGGAGATGCCACGACGTCGCTTTTCTTCTTCCATCTCTTTGTAGACTTCATAGGGGATCCATGCCTCAAACCTCTTTACAGGACCCTCGTACTTGCGAGGACGCCCGCTCATCGATATCACCTCAATTGTATGAATAAATCTTACGTAAGAAATATTCATACCAAACTATAAAATCCTTTCGGCATTATTTTTGGTCGAACGTTCAGTTCAATATGAAAATTTCATACCAAGTATGAAAATTGTTCAGAAGCTGAATTTTTGTGCTACAAAATTGGCACACGTTACTTAACTGCAGAGAAAAGGGAATGAATTTTGTAGCACATTAAACGAATATCAAAATCCAAGTAATTTCGGAGGAGAACGAGAACAAATCTCTGATATACTTTCTTCTTTTTTGGAGGCTATAGATATGTATATAACTAACTCTCTAAGATAGAATAAGAATAATGAGCGTTGGCTTTTTCGAGCAAGATTATTTCTTCGTCTGGTCTGAGAATCCGGAATGGTTTGGAGCTAAGCTTTGAAAGCAATTGCTTGCCTTTAGGACTGATTAAATCCTCAAACTTGTGGAATCCTACTAGCAATATCTCAAGGATAGAGCTTTCAGTTATTTTTAACTCTGTCCTGACCTCCTCTGGAATGGTTATCAGGCCACGAGAGCTTAATTTTGCAACCACGTATGCAGTCCCTAATATCTTGATTTCAGTCCTAGAAGTTTCAATCTTTCGGACGATGATCTCAACAACATCGTCCTTGGTTAACCCTAAAACTTCCCGATCTCTTTTAGGCAGGACTATTTGAC includes the following:
- a CDS encoding AbrB/MazE/SpoVT family DNA-binding domain-containing protein; the protein is MKESKEPLAKFHTKINVKGQIVLPKRDREVLGLTKDDVVEIIVRKIETSRTEIKILGTAYVVAKLSSRGLITIPEEVRTELKITESSILEILLVGFHKFEDLISPKGKQLLSKLSSKPFRILRPDEEIILLEKANAHYSYSILES